The Hordeum vulgare subsp. vulgare chromosome 4H, MorexV3_pseudomolecules_assembly, whole genome shotgun sequence genomic interval CGCGTACGGGGTTTGTACCGGAAAACAGGTCTACGGTACAGGGCGTCAAGAGAAAACGGTAACGTGTAGGTGTGCTGGTACGATACGATACGCACCTGCAGCGATCTGCGGAGCGGGCGCGGCGGGCCACGGGAGGCGTGGGACTGGTGCCACGGCGTCTGCCGCCAGGCCACCTTGCCGTCGCTGCCGGCGCTGATCTTGCAGCCGGACACCACCAGCTCCAGGCACCACAGCTCCGGCTTCTTCTGCCACAGCACGAACCCGCCGATCTCGCCGCCGCCCTTGCTGCCGCCTTTCCTCCCGCCGCCGCGGCCATTGCCGTCGGCGTCGCTGCTGTTGAGCTCGGCCGCCGTCATCCGCACCTTGCCCATCGCGTACATGCTCGTCACTTTGTTCAGAGCCCACTCCCCGCCGGACGCCGCGATGTACTGCTGCACTATGTACTTGGCCGACGACGATTCCTGCCGATTCAGCCACATGACACGAACGATGAGCGGCCAGAAGAAGCAAGAAATTAAGCGATGGGTGGATGGTTGGAGCTGGACGTACAATGGGGTCGGCCTTGAGCTGCTCGCAGAGCACGGAGGAGGGCGACTGCTTGGCGTGGCTGACGGGGAGCGGGATGAGCGGCGCGCCGATGACGCCGAGCATGAGCTGGAGCTCGCCGCGGCTCATGGAGCAGGGCTCGCCGGCGCCGGAGCGGTCGGCGGCGTGCGAGCGCATCCACGCCTTGACGCTGGTGCAGCCGAACCTGGAGCCgcgggagccgccgccgccgccggagaacaTCTCCTCCGGGATGGGCACCTCCAGCACCGTGTCCAGCGCGTCGTCGCGCTCCAGGTTGGGGCACAATTTCCTCATGGGGCGCGCGGGTGGCACACAGGCGCTCTCCCACAGCTCaatctcctccgcctcctctgcTTGGACCCGGACGACGCTCCGTGGATGCGATGCGATGCGATGCCCAAGTGTGTGTGCGCGTGTGCGTATGTTTGTTTGGGAGGGAGAGCGAAGCAGGTCCCTCCTTTTTGTTGGGGTGATTGCGCCTCCCCTCTCGTCCTGGTCTCGGTGGTCTTGTACCGGTTTCTCATGGGTCTGGCAGCTGGGCCCCGGGATTTGCACCTTTCCCGTTATCTTTTCCCGGAGTTTGGTCGTGGCCGCACGCACGCTCTGCCCTATCTCTTGTTTATCATTTTCTTTTTCTAGATTTTCCCGGCGCGTCAGCGCGTCAACAAAATTACACATTTCCCTTCTCCAGTTTCAACTTTCAACCGCCTTTTCTGCAGTAGTACTATAGCGTTCCCACGCACGCGCAACAAAACCACACATTTAGGGTTTATTGGCGGAGTGCATGTGATTTTCCGTGGACTTTCCGGTTTGAATCCATTCTTGTTCCGAAACCAAATTCGGCCTACTACGACCTGCCTACTGGTACGTGTTTACTCGCCAACTAGGGCGGAAAGGAAAGGAAACGTTCCTGCATGTGCGTATAGCCATCAGGAGCATAAACACTGGTTCGGGAACCGACTGAACCTGGAACAGTCACCAAGAAAGaaagtatccatccatccatccttgGCAATGCAGTCCGACACGGAAGCTTGCGTACGCACTACTCTTCCGAGTCGACGCCGGTGAAGCTGAAGCGGGCGTAGCTCAACCTGAGGCTACGTATCACATCATTCAACGCCCAGGATTGAGGACGACACAAGCAAAGCAAGCAAGCGAGCGAGCAAGCAATCAACAACGGTTTCTTGTTCCCGACCCCGGCCCTTCGCCGTCGCGCGCACCGTGAGCTGACCTCCGAGCTGCACACGAGATGGATGTTCCTTCCTTCCCGAACGATTTCACTCACCCACTGCGACGTACGTAGTAGGACCGCGGCGCAATCAGGCTGCCCCGAGTCCCTTTCCATAACTGGTAGCCTTGCCTACGTGAGTACGTGACCAGTACCGGCTTGGAAAAGCACGATAGGACACTGTTGACGCTCGCGCCTGCGCCCCAATCGTCTCGGAGGGGATGGGGGGGCCCCGGTGGGTGGGTTTGCCGCAATGATCCGCGCCTGATTGTGCCGCGCGTGGCCTGAATCCCAAGGACGATTGGACGCAGTTTCCACCGGGAAACAGGCCTTCGCTCGCATCCCGGTGGTTGGGCTGGGCCGGCCGGCCGCGCGAGCCATTCACGGCGGAACGTGTGTTTCATTGCGCTGTGGCTGTGCGCTTGCGTCGTCCCCGTCCTCTCCTGGCCTGGCCGCCCATGCGTGCTGCCATTACTATACTAGTATCGGGTTTATGGTATTGTATTGGCATTCGTGTGGGCTGGAGATCTTGtctcttcctcctccgtcctcccgacgtgccaaccaggttgctgctgctgctgccaacgCCAGCGGCCATGGCCAGCACCACTCCGCGCCAGGTGCCAGGCTCCGCCCGCCCGGCCGGCTCGACAGACAGGGGAAGATCCACGGATCAATCAGCATTTCTCTCATCCTTTACGGAACGTGCGATTCGATTTTGATCCCGCCGCACGCCTCGCATCGTATCTTTTTCTAATCGGATCGCCGGATCATCACAATCATTGTCACGGAACACACCAATGATCAGCACGATCTAGACGATCGCACGTCTACTACTCTACTCCTACGTGGTGTGGCGGATAAGGGATGTGCAAGGCAGACCGGCGATAAGCATGCATATGATTACCCCAAAGTAATAAGTAGAGTAATTGTTGGATCTTAcgtacgcacgcacgcacgcacgcacgcagcgGATCGGAGTGAGTGCCGGGCCACGTTTGCTCTGGCCTAGCTAATGACGTGCCGGCGTTGTGAATTTTGATGCGATGCCGCCGGCGGCCACTTTCGCGGCTGGTGAGGAGCCCGGTTTGCTGGTGGCATCGGTTGCTGCTGCTATAGCCTATAGGGACGGGATACCCCCAACAACCTGACACTGCTGCTTTCTGAATCCGGTGAGCAGCCCATAACTCAACTTGTAATCAATTAGGGCACTGTGTGCTAATTTGGCGCCAGGGCCCGACACCGCTAAACTTGTCAGACGCTGACGGCCCTGCCCTGGTTCCGTCGCCATTAACCACGTACTACTGGTAGTAATTAGAGGTTCTTACTGCTATTCGCCATGCCGTGCCCACACTAgatagtgtggtggtggtggttccgGTGATCACGTCTGCGCATGCAAATTTTGGCCCCTTTGCACGTTACCGACAAATGGACCCTTTGATTCAAACACATCAATGATCGTCATATAGTATAACCGAAGATGCTAGGTACTGATAAGACTCGGGATTTTTATTTCGCATTCGGAGTGGGGGGGGAAGTCAATAGCAGCTGTTTTACATTGAAGGAGTAGCTGGAGTTAGGCCGGTCGCAGAGTCTGCTGCTATGCTAGATCCATGGCGTGAGAAGCTGTAAAAAGTCAATGAGAAAAGGAAATGAGAAACGGGAGAAGAAGTCCAAGTCCAGCAATAAACTTGTCCGTGCTGAAAGAAAGGGAGACGGATCGAGCTTGAGTCTACGCAAGCAGCCAAGAGCAATCGAGTATCGGAGCGCTTTCGAAGGTCTTGGCTGGGTCTGGTCGGCGACGGCGGTTCCAACTCTGCATGTTACccatcgatcgatcgatcgatcgcgAGCTTGCACCACAACAGCAAGTTTGGCAGGCACCTAGCGCAGGCATACACACAGGGGGGGTCGGATTGGAGGCCGTCCACATCAGTTGTCTGTCGAAGAGACGTCGGAGAAGAGGAGGCCCCGGTTTCGCCGCACTGTCCTTGGTGTTC includes:
- the LOC123449055 gene encoding uncharacterized protein LOC123449055, translating into MRKLCPNLERDDALDTVLEVPIPEEMFSGGGGGSRGSRFGCTSVKAWMRSHAADRSGAGEPCSMSRGELQLMLGVIGAPLIPLPVSHAKQSPSSVLCEQLKADPIESSSAKYIVQQYIAASGGEWALNKVTSMYAMGKVRMTAAELNSSDADGNGRGGGRKGGSKGGGEIGGFVLWQKKPELWCLELVVSGCKISAGSDGKVAWRQTPWHQSHASRGPPRPLRRSLQGLDPMLTASLFAEDSVCIGERSIDGEDCFVLKVEAEASSLRARNSSSVEIIRHTVWGYFSQRTGLLVQLEDSHLLQIKSGNGAGGSVFWETTMESRLRDYRAVDGVNIAHSGRTAVSLVRFGDTQDGNTRTRMEEHWDIEEVDFNIWGLSMDCFLPPSDLRDAKESQDQDVAVVKAARPPPLRIPAVAVIRVGPSQVAAVNLDETESLLARIPTPHP